A single Candidatus Thermoplasmatota archaeon DNA region contains:
- a CDS encoding ribbon-helix-helix domain-containing protein — protein MEKNRITIRLPQHDLHSIDLFIRAGEFSSRSEVIRRAVNEFITNYAATVIEKAEKIKKVQELELAVESIEPYIKK, from the coding sequence ATGGAGAAAAACCGTATAACAATTCGACTGCCTCAACATGATCTTCACTCGATAGATCTTTTTATCAGAGCAGGCGAATTTTCTTCTCGATCTGAAGTGATAAGACGTGCAGTAAATGAGTTCATAACAAATTATGCAGCAACAGTTATTGAAAAAGCTGAGAAGATCAAAAAGGTTCAAGAATTGGAGCTTGCGGTTGAATCCATTGAACCTTACATAAAGAAATGA
- a CDS encoding translation initiation factor IF-2 subunit beta yields the protein MSDIDYKKLLNRVLSDQSAKKVVEDRFKMPKAEIFYEGNTTVIKNFDKISDAINRDPQLIFKFLLGGVGTAGEIDGSRAVFQGKIPMKQLQDKLKDYVDLYVICSECNKPDTHLVKQDRMILIRCDACGAFRPVTKVTKKKLLQQPVEDLKEGMTYELTIKDIGKKGDGVAFFDRYVIYVPGAVKGSTVKIKIEKVSGTVAFGEVVKD from the coding sequence ATGTCTGATATAGATTATAAAAAATTGCTTAATAGGGTGCTAAGTGATCAGTCTGCGAAGAAAGTTGTCGAAGATCGTTTTAAAATGCCTAAGGCAGAGATATTTTATGAGGGCAATACTACTGTTATAAAAAATTTTGATAAGATATCTGATGCTATTAATCGTGATCCTCAGCTTATTTTTAAGTTTCTTTTAGGTGGTGTTGGTACAGCTGGTGAGATAGATGGTAGTAGGGCTGTATTTCAGGGTAAGATACCGATGAAGCAGTTGCAGGATAAGTTGAAGGATTATGTGGATCTTTATGTGATTTGTTCTGAGTGTAATAAACCTGATACTCATCTTGTTAAGCAGGATAGGATGATTTTGATTAGATGTGATGCTTGTGGTGCTTTTCGTCCTGTTACTAAGGTTACTAAGAAGAAGCTTCTGCAGCAGCCTGTTGAGGATTTGAAAGAGGGTATGACGTACGAGTTGACGATTAAGGATATTGGTAAGAAGGGGGATGGTGTTGCTTTTTTTGATAGGTATGTTATTTATGTGCCTGGTGCAGTTAAGGGTTCTACGGTTAAGATTAAGATAGAGAAAGTTTCTGGTACTGTTGCTTTTGGCGAAGTTGTGAAGGACTAA
- a CDS encoding 30S ribosomal protein S6e yields the protein MVEFKVVVNDTKNGKSYQIPVSGHHANSLIGKKVGDEVDGIFISLPGYKLQITGGSDKDGFPMRSDLPGVGRRRILVSKSKGFKPTEKGLRRKKSIRGNTISQDIVQINMKVIKYSSKPIDQIIGSGEQKPVETKSEGEKKEEQ from the coding sequence ATGGTAGAATTCAAAGTTGTTGTAAATGACACAAAAAATGGTAAATCATACCAAATACCTGTTAGTGGACATCATGCTAACTCTTTAATAGGCAAAAAAGTTGGTGATGAGGTAGACGGTATATTTATTTCGCTACCAGGTTATAAATTGCAGATAACAGGTGGCTCTGATAAAGATGGTTTCCCGATGAGAAGTGATCTTCCAGGTGTTGGTCGAAGGCGAATACTGGTGAGTAAAAGCAAGGGTTTCAAACCAACTGAAAAGGGTTTAAGACGTAAAAAATCCATTAGAGGAAACACTATCAGCCAAGACATAGTTCAGATTAATATGAAAGTAATTAAGTATAGCTCAAAACCCATTGATCAAATTATTGGTAGCGGAGAACAGAAACCCGTAGAAACCAAATCTGAAGGAGAGAAAAAAGAGGAGCAGTAG
- a CDS encoding translation initiation factor IF-2 subunit gamma, which translates to MSLPKQPEVNIGMIGHVDHGKTTLTQRLTGKWTDEHSEEIKRGISIKLGYADAAFYKCPKCDEPQCYSTKSKCPVCGSATELLRVVSFVDSPGHETLMAVMLSGAAIMDGAVLVIAANEPCPQPQTREHLTALDIVGAKNIIIVQNKIDLVSEKNAIKHYEQILKFIEGTCAENAPIIPVSAHHDTNIDVLIQVMEKYIPTPKRDKNKPPFMYVARSFDINKPGTRPADLKGGVIGGSLVQGVFKKGDEIEIAPGRKIEVEGKKVTEPIIATIESLMTGGKSVEEASPGGLIAVGTGLDPDRTKSDAYVGKVVGKPGEMPPVVEDFGLSIHLLKRVVGTVDEKDVDPIRTNEPLMLTIGTATTVGIVTSAYGEKVKVKLKLPVCAMEKQRTAISRRIDSRWHLIGYGEIEYTK; encoded by the coding sequence ATGAGTTTACCAAAACAACCTGAAGTAAATATTGGTATGATTGGTCATGTTGACCATGGGAAAACTACTCTGACGCAGAGGCTTACTGGTAAGTGGACTGATGAACACTCTGAAGAAATTAAACGAGGTATTTCTATAAAACTTGGTTATGCTGATGCTGCTTTCTATAAATGCCCCAAATGTGATGAGCCTCAGTGTTATTCCACCAAGAGTAAATGCCCTGTTTGTGGTAGTGCTACTGAGTTGTTGCGTGTTGTTTCTTTTGTTGACTCACCAGGTCATGAGACTCTGATGGCTGTTATGCTCTCTGGTGCTGCTATTATGGATGGTGCTGTGCTTGTCATCGCTGCAAATGAGCCTTGTCCTCAACCTCAGACTAGGGAGCATTTAACAGCGCTTGACATAGTTGGTGCTAAAAACATTATAATTGTTCAAAACAAAATAGATTTAGTATCTGAAAAGAATGCTATCAAACATTATGAGCAGATTCTGAAATTTATTGAGGGTACATGCGCAGAGAATGCACCAATTATTCCTGTGAGCGCACACCATGATACTAACATAGATGTTCTTATTCAAGTCATGGAGAAATATATCCCTACTCCGAAGAGGGATAAAAATAAACCACCTTTCATGTATGTCGCTAGAAGTTTTGATATAAATAAACCTGGGACTAGACCAGCTGATTTAAAGGGTGGTGTAATCGGTGGATCATTGGTTCAAGGTGTTTTCAAAAAAGGTGACGAAATAGAGATAGCTCCTGGTAGGAAAATCGAGGTTGAGGGAAAAAAAGTGACTGAGCCTATAATTGCTACAATTGAATCTCTTATGACTGGTGGTAAGTCTGTTGAAGAAGCCTCACCTGGTGGTCTTATAGCTGTTGGAACCGGTCTTGATCCAGATAGAACTAAATCAGATGCATATGTTGGTAAGGTTGTTGGAAAACCTGGTGAGATGCCACCTGTTGTTGAGGATTTTGGTTTATCTATACATCTACTGAAAAGGGTTGTTGGAACTGTTGATGAAAAGGATGTTGATCCTATAAGAACAAATGAACCGTTGATGCTTACAATTGGTACTGCTACCACAGTTGGTATCGTTACTTCTGCTTATGGTGAAAAAGTTAAAGTTAAACTTAAGCTGCCGGTTTGTGCTATGGAAAAACAGAGAACGGCTATAAGCAGAAGGATTGATAGTAGATGGCATCTGATAGGTTATGGGGAGATAGAATACACAAAGTAG
- a CDS encoding DNA-binding protein — MASDRLWGDRIHKVVILDSSAIMMLFEFSIDLENELTRLLGSHAVVVPKAVVDELDFLAKKEQAGKKKMKAKAAIKLIEKYEIVDVKSENADDSIIELAKETDGVVVTNDTELRKRLKELSVPIIFLRAKKKLVME; from the coding sequence ATGGCATCTGATAGGTTATGGGGAGATAGAATACACAAAGTAGTTATTCTTGATAGTAGCGCTATAATGATGCTTTTTGAATTCTCTATAGACTTAGAGAATGAACTCACTCGCCTCTTGGGTTCTCATGCGGTTGTTGTTCCAAAAGCTGTTGTAGATGAACTAGATTTTTTGGCAAAAAAAGAGCAGGCTGGTAAAAAAAAGATGAAAGCAAAAGCAGCTATTAAACTCATTGAAAAATACGAGATTGTTGATGTTAAATCAGAAAATGCAGATGATTCCATTATTGAGTTAGCTAAAGAAACCGATGGTGTTGTCGTTACAAATGATACGGAGCTTAGAAAAAGGTTGAAAGAACTTTCAGTTCCTATTATTTTTTTACGTGCAAAGAAAAAACTTGTTATGGAATAA
- a CDS encoding UbiA family prenyltransferase, translated as MKKIEPSEIRDKFGKLTIKEPYSKTKWFSVHIRGYIDLFRAFTLFAPLVVSMFIAVASLVYNLEKIKPSLLQDWLITVGYTSFTIVLVNAASNALNQATDVEADRISKPYRPIPRGVVKPDEATSLAYLLYLFALIRSVTINLWFGIFIFLIMIFTVTYSLPPRIKRIIFLNQIWIAVPRGLLGILASWSVFGDPFQREPWIIGTIATLFLIGGMATKDIVDSDADKKTGIRTMINTYGVKKTAFISLPFMFFPFASIPVLINMGFLEEYLWPLTFLLIPSFIVFYLMIKESESKTLENVHAWSVMYIEYIFFAIGFTLLVIFSDLI; from the coding sequence ATGAAAAAGATTGAGCCAAGTGAGATCCGTGATAAATTCGGGAAACTAACAATAAAAGAACCTTATAGCAAAACCAAATGGTTTTCAGTACATATAAGAGGCTATATAGATTTATTTCGTGCATTCACGTTATTTGCACCACTTGTTGTATCAATGTTTATAGCTGTTGCAAGTCTTGTATATAACCTAGAGAAAATTAAACCATCTTTACTACAGGATTGGTTGATAACAGTTGGTTATACAAGTTTTACTATTGTTTTAGTGAATGCTGCATCAAACGCGTTGAATCAAGCTACTGATGTAGAAGCTGATAGGATATCGAAACCATACCGACCTATCCCTAGAGGCGTTGTAAAACCTGATGAGGCAACAAGTCTCGCCTACCTATTATACCTATTTGCTTTGATAAGATCTGTAACAATTAACCTATGGTTTGGTATATTCATATTTCTCATAATGATATTTACAGTAACCTATTCTCTCCCCCCAAGGATAAAACGAATTATATTTCTTAATCAGATATGGATTGCTGTACCAAGAGGTTTACTTGGTATACTTGCATCATGGAGTGTTTTCGGGGATCCTTTCCAGAGAGAACCCTGGATAATTGGTACGATTGCTACTTTATTTTTAATTGGTGGAATGGCGACCAAGGATATAGTTGATAGCGATGCAGATAAAAAAACTGGAATACGCACCATGATAAATACTTATGGGGTTAAAAAAACAGCTTTTATATCATTACCATTTATGTTTTTCCCATTTGCATCGATCCCGGTACTAATAAACATGGGTTTTTTAGAGGAGTATCTTTGGCCATTGACGTTTTTACTTATACCAAGCTTTATTGTATTTTATCTCATGATTAAAGAAAGTGAAAGTAAAACCCTAGAGAATGTTCATGCTTGGTCAGTTATGTACATTGAATACATATTCTTCGCGATTGGATTTACTTTATTAGTAATATTCAGTGATCTTATTTAA